One Dromiciops gliroides isolate mDroGli1 chromosome 3, mDroGli1.pri, whole genome shotgun sequence DNA segment encodes these proteins:
- the FGR gene encoding tyrosine-protein kinase Fgr isoform X1 produces the protein MGCVPCKEKGGSEVKLEPSHEDNGREGQGYGDRYGPEPTRAASPCPTNIPNFNTFCQQPVSMPAFVNSIPPKPGGIAGPGVTLFIALYGYDARTEDDLTFAKGEKLHILNDTEGDWWEARSLSSGRTGYIPSNYVAPVNSIQAEEWYFGKIGRKDAERQLLNHNNPRGTFLIRESETTQGAYSLSIRDWDENKGDHIKHYKIRKLDNGGYYITTRVQFDSVQQLVQHYTEFNDGLCYLLTKPCAVMKPGTLGLGKDAWEINRESITLDQKLGMGCFGDVWMGTWNGCIKVAVKTLKPGTMSAPAFLEEAQIMKKLRHDKLVQLYAVVSEEPIYIITEFMSHGSLLEFLKEGEGQDLRLPHLVDMAAQVAAGMAYMERMNYIHRDLRAANILVGDGLVCKIADFGLARLIEDDEYNPRQGAKFPIKWTAPEAALFGRFTIKSDVWSFGILLTELITKGRIPYPGMNNREVLEQVERGYRMQCPPGCPSSLYDIMEQSWRQVPEERPTFEYLQSFLEDYFTSTEPQYQPGDQS, from the exons ATGGGCTGTGTGCCctgtaaggagaagggaggatcAGAAGTCAAGCTTGAGCCCTCCCATGAGGACAATGGTAGAGAAGGTCAAGGCTACGGGGACCGCTATGGTCCTGAGCCCACCAGGGCCGCCTCCCCTTGCCCCACCAACATTCCCAACTTCAATACTTTCTGCCAACAACCTGTCAGCATGCCAGCTTTCGTGAATTCCATCCCCCCAAAGCCTGGAGGCATTGCAG GTCCTGGAGTGACTCTTTTCATAGCCCTTTATGGATATGATGCTAGGACTGAAGATGACCTCACCTTCGCCAAAGGAGAAAAACTCCACATCCTCAATGACAC TGAGGGTGACTGGTGGGAGGCCAGATCCCTGAGCTCTGGACGCACTGGATACATCCCTAGCAACTATGTGGCTCCTGTGAACTCCATCCAGGCAGAAGA gtGGTACTTTGGGAAGATAGGTCGAAAGGATGCTGAAAGGCAGCTGCTGAACCACAACAACCCTAGAGGAACCTTCCTTATCCGGGAAAGCGAGACCACCCAAG GGGCCTATTCTCTGTCCATCCGAGACTGGGACGAGAATAAAGGGGACCACATAAAACATTACAAAATCCGTAAACTGGACAATGGCGGGTACTACATCACCACCCGGGTCCAGTTTGATTCTGTCCAGCAGTTGGTGCAGCACTATACTG AATTCAACGATGGACTGTGCTACCTACTCACAAAGCCTTGTGCCGTCATGAAACCAGGAACCCTAGGCCTGGGTAAAGATGCCTGGGAGATCAACAGAGAATCCATCACCCTGGACCAAAAACTGGGCATGGGCTGCTTCGGGGATGTATGGATGG GCACTTGGAATGGCTGCATCAAGGTGGCGGTGAAGACACTGAAGCCTGGCACGATGTCCGCACCCGCCTTCCTGGAGGAGGCTCAGATCATGAAGAAGCTACGTCACGACAAGCTGGTGCAACTGTATGCCGTGGTGTCCGAAGAGCCCATCTACATCATCACAGAGTTCATGAGCCATG GAAGTCTGCTGGAATTCCTCAAAGAGGGTGAAGGCCAAGACCTGAGGCTGCCCCACCTGGTAGACATGGCGGCTCAG GTGGCCGCAGGCATGGCATACATGGAGCGCATGAATTACATCCACCGGGACCTACGGGCAGCCAATATCCTTGTGGGGGATGGATTGGTGTGCAAGATCGCTGACTTTGGACTGGCACGGCTCATTGAGGATGATGAATACAATCCCCGTCAAG GAGCCAAGTTTCCCATCAAGTGGACCGCTCCAGAGGCCGCGCTGTTTGGCAGGTTCACCATCAAGTCTGACGTCTGGTCTTTTGGGATCCTGCTCACTGAACTCATCACCAAGGGCCGGATTCCCTACCCAG GTATGAATAACCGGGAGGTGCTGGAACAGGTAGAGCGAGGGTACCGAATGCAGTGCCCCCCGGGATGCCCATCATCTCTATATGACATCATGGAACAGTCATGGCGTCAGGTTCCAGAGGAGAGGCCTACTTTTGAATACCTGCAATCCTTCCTTGAGGACTACTTCACATCCACTGAACCCCAGTACCAACCGGGTGATCAATCCTAG
- the FGR gene encoding tyrosine-protein kinase Fgr isoform X2, whose amino-acid sequence MGAKEFGHWQSQELDETGPGVTLFIALYGYDARTEDDLTFAKGEKLHILNDTEGDWWEARSLSSGRTGYIPSNYVAPVNSIQAEEWYFGKIGRKDAERQLLNHNNPRGTFLIRESETTQGAYSLSIRDWDENKGDHIKHYKIRKLDNGGYYITTRVQFDSVQQLVQHYTEFNDGLCYLLTKPCAVMKPGTLGLGKDAWEINRESITLDQKLGMGCFGDVWMGTWNGCIKVAVKTLKPGTMSAPAFLEEAQIMKKLRHDKLVQLYAVVSEEPIYIITEFMSHGSLLEFLKEGEGQDLRLPHLVDMAAQVAAGMAYMERMNYIHRDLRAANILVGDGLVCKIADFGLARLIEDDEYNPRQGAKFPIKWTAPEAALFGRFTIKSDVWSFGILLTELITKGRIPYPGMNNREVLEQVERGYRMQCPPGCPSSLYDIMEQSWRQVPEERPTFEYLQSFLEDYFTSTEPQYQPGDQS is encoded by the exons ATGGGAGCTAAAGAATTTGGACACTGGCAGAGTCAAGAGCTGGATGAAACAG GTCCTGGAGTGACTCTTTTCATAGCCCTTTATGGATATGATGCTAGGACTGAAGATGACCTCACCTTCGCCAAAGGAGAAAAACTCCACATCCTCAATGACAC TGAGGGTGACTGGTGGGAGGCCAGATCCCTGAGCTCTGGACGCACTGGATACATCCCTAGCAACTATGTGGCTCCTGTGAACTCCATCCAGGCAGAAGA gtGGTACTTTGGGAAGATAGGTCGAAAGGATGCTGAAAGGCAGCTGCTGAACCACAACAACCCTAGAGGAACCTTCCTTATCCGGGAAAGCGAGACCACCCAAG GGGCCTATTCTCTGTCCATCCGAGACTGGGACGAGAATAAAGGGGACCACATAAAACATTACAAAATCCGTAAACTGGACAATGGCGGGTACTACATCACCACCCGGGTCCAGTTTGATTCTGTCCAGCAGTTGGTGCAGCACTATACTG AATTCAACGATGGACTGTGCTACCTACTCACAAAGCCTTGTGCCGTCATGAAACCAGGAACCCTAGGCCTGGGTAAAGATGCCTGGGAGATCAACAGAGAATCCATCACCCTGGACCAAAAACTGGGCATGGGCTGCTTCGGGGATGTATGGATGG GCACTTGGAATGGCTGCATCAAGGTGGCGGTGAAGACACTGAAGCCTGGCACGATGTCCGCACCCGCCTTCCTGGAGGAGGCTCAGATCATGAAGAAGCTACGTCACGACAAGCTGGTGCAACTGTATGCCGTGGTGTCCGAAGAGCCCATCTACATCATCACAGAGTTCATGAGCCATG GAAGTCTGCTGGAATTCCTCAAAGAGGGTGAAGGCCAAGACCTGAGGCTGCCCCACCTGGTAGACATGGCGGCTCAG GTGGCCGCAGGCATGGCATACATGGAGCGCATGAATTACATCCACCGGGACCTACGGGCAGCCAATATCCTTGTGGGGGATGGATTGGTGTGCAAGATCGCTGACTTTGGACTGGCACGGCTCATTGAGGATGATGAATACAATCCCCGTCAAG GAGCCAAGTTTCCCATCAAGTGGACCGCTCCAGAGGCCGCGCTGTTTGGCAGGTTCACCATCAAGTCTGACGTCTGGTCTTTTGGGATCCTGCTCACTGAACTCATCACCAAGGGCCGGATTCCCTACCCAG GTATGAATAACCGGGAGGTGCTGGAACAGGTAGAGCGAGGGTACCGAATGCAGTGCCCCCCGGGATGCCCATCATCTCTATATGACATCATGGAACAGTCATGGCGTCAGGTTCCAGAGGAGAGGCCTACTTTTGAATACCTGCAATCCTTCCTTGAGGACTACTTCACATCCACTGAACCCCAGTACCAACCGGGTGATCAATCCTAG